In a genomic window of Oncorhynchus keta strain PuntledgeMale-10-30-2019 chromosome 28, Oket_V2, whole genome shotgun sequence:
- the dclre1b gene encoding 5' exonuclease Apollo isoform X1 produces the protein MNGKVIPHTPLAVDFWQVRKCPHVRLFFLSHMHSDHTVSLTSTWANRPIYCSPVTATLLKLKLQVRERWIHPLEVGQPNMLPLDDIGKERLTVTLMDANHCPGAVMFLFQGYFGTILYTGDFRYTPSMLREPCLRTNTTIDVLYLDNTNCDPTRTLPSRQRATQQIKEIIRSQPKHNVVIGLYTLGKESLLVQLAMEFKTWIEVSIERLKTLRALELPDVFTTEPGAGRIRAVDQSEIRSTNLLRWNREHPTLAILPTSRPLVSFHPNVHVVPYSDHSSYQELEDFVSALQPTSLVPIVGRLTSGIPSFSALLPRRKHHEVLVPESVRHYMKGRPELKVQDPGQSSFLGYSNLLRRPIRPSPPRGVVFESPPKAPSRPGSVVDEAWETGSMEHPHQEEEMDTEMDADKDGEDSDCILMDLSKEHSPTTDIGPSSNPNPNPSLTGDPNPSLTRDPSLTRDRSLSRAPWSLNLVHRVSENLDLEESLPFSLFTQSNFTLMEVLRNTAVSLRPRAVREETHPQNLPRDNDNMAAENCNLNAVSVNITSSHNGHPDQEIESLPLPLLSLSPCSRDSTCVNTSDTTETHTQPEPPEDCEMSLLLSLPFSEEDVSVSGCYRNTLLDRSFLEKFSLSPSDLK, from the exons ATGAATGGAAAAGTCATCCCCCATACTCCACTGGCTGTGGACTTCTGGCAGGTCAGGAAGTGTCCGCATGTCCGCCTGTTCTTCCTGTCCCATATGCACAGTGACCATACCGTGAGCCTGACCTCGACCTGGGCCAACAGACCAATCTACTGTTCACCGGTTACTGCCACGCTGCTCAAACTCAAACTACAG GTCAGAGAGAGATGGATCCATCCTCTGGAGGTCGGCCAACCCAACATGTTGCCTCTGGATGATATAGGCAAGGAGAGGTTGACCGTCACTCTCATGGATGCTAACCACTGTCCAGGGGCGGTCATGTTCCTGTTCCAAGGATACTTTGGCACCATACTCTACACTG GAGATTTTCGCTACACTCCGTCCATGCTGCGTGAGCCGTGTCTAAGGACCAACACCACTATAGATGTCCTGTACCTGGATAACACTAACTGTGACCCCACACGCACCCTGCCCTCCAGACAACGAGCCACTCAGCAGATCAAAGAGATCATCCGTAGCCAGCCCAAGCACAATGTTGTCATTG GCCTCTATACTCTGGGTAAGGAGTCTCTATTGGTACAGCTGGCCATGGAGTTTAAGACCTGGATTGAAGTGTCCATCGAGAGACTAAAGACTCTCAGAGCCCTGGAGCTACCAGATGTCTTCACCACTGAGCCAGGAGCAGGTCGGATCAGGGCCGTGGACCAGTCAGAGATCCGCTCCACCAACCTCCTCCGTTGGAACAGGGAACACCCCACCTTGGCCATCCTGCCCACCAGCAGACCCCTGGTCTCCTTCCACCCTAATGTCCACGTGGTGCCTTACTCTGACCACTCCTCCTACCAG GAACTGGAGGACTTTGTCTCGGCCCTGCAGCCCACCTCCCTGGTTCCCATCGTGGGCAGGCTTACCTCTGGCATCCCCTCCTTCTCTGCCCTGCTGCCTAGGAGAAAACACCACGAAGTTCTGGTTCCCGAGTCAGTCCGCCACTATATGAAGGGCCGGCCTGAGTTGAAGGTTCAAGACCCTGGTCAGTCCAGCTTCCTGGGTTACAGTAACCTGCTGCGGAGGCCTATCCGACCCTCTCCACCCAGAGGGGTGGTGTTTGAGTCCCCCCCTAAGGCCCCCTCCAGGCCTGGGTCGGTGGTGGACGAAGCCTGGGAGACAGGGTCCATGGAGCATCCTCAtcaggaggaagagatggacacagagatgGATGCAGATAAAGATGGAGAAGATTCAGACTGTATACTGATGGATCTGAGTAAAGAACACAGCCCTACCACAGACATAGGGCCCAgctccaaccccaaccctaacccaagccTGACCGGAGACCCCAACCCCAGCCTGACCAGAGACCCCAGCCTGACCAGAGACCGCAGCCTCAGCAGAGCCCCATGGAGCCTGAATCTGGTCCACAGGGTCTCAGAGAACCTGGATTTGGAGGAGAGTCTCCCTTTCAGTCTATTCACCCAGAGTAACTTTACACTCATGGAGGTCCTGAGAAACACTGCCGTTTCACTGAGACCAAGAGCTGTGAGGGAGGAGACCCATCCTCAGAATTTGCCTCGTGACAACGACAACATGGCCGCCGAAAACTGTAACTTAAATGCAGTATCAGTTAACATAACCAGTTCCCACAATGGACACCCAGACCAGGAGATAGAATCTCTTCCATTACCACTTCTTAGCCTGAGCCCCTGTTCCAGGGACAGTACCTGTGTGAACACTAGTGACACCACTGAAACACATACACAACCTGAACCTCCAGAAGACTGTGAGATGTCTCTTCTCCTGTCCCTCCCTTTCTCAGAGGAGGACGTGTCTGTCTCTGGTTGCTATAGGAACACTCTTCTTGACCGGAGCTTTTTGGAAAAGTTCAGCCTCTCTCCTTCAGATTTGaagtag
- the dclre1b gene encoding 5' exonuclease Apollo isoform X2, with protein MLTTVQGRSCSCSKDTLAPYSTLVTILHTILYTGDFRYTPSMLREPCLRTNTTIDVLYLDNTNCDPTRTLPSRQRATQQIKEIIRSQPKHNVVIGLYTLGKESLLVQLAMEFKTWIEVSIERLKTLRALELPDVFTTEPGAGRIRAVDQSEIRSTNLLRWNREHPTLAILPTSRPLVSFHPNVHVVPYSDHSSYQELEDFVSALQPTSLVPIVGRLTSGIPSFSALLPRRKHHEVLVPESVRHYMKGRPELKVQDPGQSSFLGYSNLLRRPIRPSPPRGVVFESPPKAPSRPGSVVDEAWETGSMEHPHQEEEMDTEMDADKDGEDSDCILMDLSKEHSPTTDIGPSSNPNPNPSLTGDPNPSLTRDPSLTRDRSLSRAPWSLNLVHRVSENLDLEESLPFSLFTQSNFTLMEVLRNTAVSLRPRAVREETHPQNLPRDNDNMAAENCNLNAVSVNITSSHNGHPDQEIESLPLPLLSLSPCSRDSTCVNTSDTTETHTQPEPPEDCEMSLLLSLPFSEEDVSVSGCYRNTLLDRSFLEKFSLSPSDLK; from the exons ATGCTAACCACTGTCCAGGGGCGGTCATGTTCCTGTTCCAAGGATACTTTGGCACCATACTCTACACTGGTGACTATTCTACACACCATACTCTACACTG GAGATTTTCGCTACACTCCGTCCATGCTGCGTGAGCCGTGTCTAAGGACCAACACCACTATAGATGTCCTGTACCTGGATAACACTAACTGTGACCCCACACGCACCCTGCCCTCCAGACAACGAGCCACTCAGCAGATCAAAGAGATCATCCGTAGCCAGCCCAAGCACAATGTTGTCATTG GCCTCTATACTCTGGGTAAGGAGTCTCTATTGGTACAGCTGGCCATGGAGTTTAAGACCTGGATTGAAGTGTCCATCGAGAGACTAAAGACTCTCAGAGCCCTGGAGCTACCAGATGTCTTCACCACTGAGCCAGGAGCAGGTCGGATCAGGGCCGTGGACCAGTCAGAGATCCGCTCCACCAACCTCCTCCGTTGGAACAGGGAACACCCCACCTTGGCCATCCTGCCCACCAGCAGACCCCTGGTCTCCTTCCACCCTAATGTCCACGTGGTGCCTTACTCTGACCACTCCTCCTACCAG GAACTGGAGGACTTTGTCTCGGCCCTGCAGCCCACCTCCCTGGTTCCCATCGTGGGCAGGCTTACCTCTGGCATCCCCTCCTTCTCTGCCCTGCTGCCTAGGAGAAAACACCACGAAGTTCTGGTTCCCGAGTCAGTCCGCCACTATATGAAGGGCCGGCCTGAGTTGAAGGTTCAAGACCCTGGTCAGTCCAGCTTCCTGGGTTACAGTAACCTGCTGCGGAGGCCTATCCGACCCTCTCCACCCAGAGGGGTGGTGTTTGAGTCCCCCCCTAAGGCCCCCTCCAGGCCTGGGTCGGTGGTGGACGAAGCCTGGGAGACAGGGTCCATGGAGCATCCTCAtcaggaggaagagatggacacagagatgGATGCAGATAAAGATGGAGAAGATTCAGACTGTATACTGATGGATCTGAGTAAAGAACACAGCCCTACCACAGACATAGGGCCCAgctccaaccccaaccctaacccaagccTGACCGGAGACCCCAACCCCAGCCTGACCAGAGACCCCAGCCTGACCAGAGACCGCAGCCTCAGCAGAGCCCCATGGAGCCTGAATCTGGTCCACAGGGTCTCAGAGAACCTGGATTTGGAGGAGAGTCTCCCTTTCAGTCTATTCACCCAGAGTAACTTTACACTCATGGAGGTCCTGAGAAACACTGCCGTTTCACTGAGACCAAGAGCTGTGAGGGAGGAGACCCATCCTCAGAATTTGCCTCGTGACAACGACAACATGGCCGCCGAAAACTGTAACTTAAATGCAGTATCAGTTAACATAACCAGTTCCCACAATGGACACCCAGACCAGGAGATAGAATCTCTTCCATTACCACTTCTTAGCCTGAGCCCCTGTTCCAGGGACAGTACCTGTGTGAACACTAGTGACACCACTGAAACACATACACAACCTGAACCTCCAGAAGACTGTGAGATGTCTCTTCTCCTGTCCCTCCCTTTCTCAGAGGAGGACGTGTCTGTCTCTGGTTGCTATAGGAACACTCTTCTTGACCGGAGCTTTTTGGAAAAGTTCAGCCTCTCTCCTTCAGATTTGaagtag